Part of the Fodinicola acaciae genome is shown below.
GGGGTGTCGATGATGATGGTGGAGCCGTTCTGGATGATCTGCTGGCTGATGGTTGCGGTCTGAGCGGTGTCGTCGATGTCGATCCAGCGCAGTCCGCAGGCTTCACCGCGGCGCAGGCCGCGGTAGGCGAGCAGGACGAACAGTTCGTACAGCGGGTCCTCGCGCGCGGCGTCGAGGAATCTTCCGGTGTGTCGCGCGGTCCACGTCATGACGGGCCCGGGAAGAGTTCTGGTTTGCTGCCAGGCACGGACACGCTCTGCGGTCCATTCCAGAGGTTTGGCTGGTGCGGCGGATGGTAGCTCGATGAGGGTGGCGACGTTGACGGTGATGAGCCGGTAGACGCGGATAGCATCGTTGAGTGCTTTGCGCAGGGTGGAGTTGATGCGGTGCATGGTTGCCGGCGCGGTGGCTCGTTGACCGCGGACGGCGGCCTTCTGCTCGGGTGTCCCGTTGGCTCGGACGCGTCGGACGTAGTCGCTGTGTTCGGTGATGGAGTCGAACATGGCCATGAGGTGTTCGGGTTGGAGCGTGTCGAGGAGATAGTGGCCAAGGTGAGGGATGAGGTGTACGCGGATGTGGCTGCCGTAGGAGGTTCGGGTGTTTTCCTTGATACGGCGCCGGTTGGCGATCCACATGCGTAGGTATGCCTCGACGGTGACGGAGGCGTTCAGCGCGGCGCCGGTGCTGACGCGGCGGCGTAGCTCCTCCACTGTCGGCAGGACCTGGCGCCGGCGTAGTCGTTCCTGGACGGTGTCGGCGATGGCGAGCGCGGTGGCGAGGTCGTTGGTGCCGAGTCGGAGCAGGGCGATGATGTGGTCGCGTTGTTCGCGTGCGGCGTCGGCGATGGGGAATCCGCATCGCCGCTCGTAGCGGCGCTTGCCGCCCATGCTGTGCGGGAGTTCGAGTTGGTAGCCCCAGCTTCCGTGAGCGCGGCTCCATCCGCCGCCTGGCCGTCGTAGCTTCGGGCATCGTGCGCCGAGCGGGATGCCGGTGGTCGCGTTGCAGCAGCCGCACTTTTTCATGATCGATCCGGGCGCCACCGAGTACCTCTGTGGCGCTGCAGATGTCGCGTACAGCAGTGTCGAGGCAGGCGGCGGAACGGCAGCCATCGTATGTGGAATCGCCGGCGTCGACGCTCGGGCTGGTTTGATGCGATTGGAGCTAGTCAGTTTGGTTCCGTTCCCTGAACGGTCGCGCGGACTCGATGTCGTCTTGTGGGTGCGAGTAGTGCGTGTTTCATGCTCGGGGCTGAAACGTGTCGACGATGAGACCGCTGCTTGCGGCCGGAGATGAGGATGGTGTGGT
Proteins encoded:
- a CDS encoding site-specific integrase, with amino-acid sequence MAPGSIMKKCGCCNATTGIPLGARCPKLRRPGGGWSRAHGSWGYQLELPHSMGGKRRYERRCGFPIADAAREQRDHIIALLRLGTNDLATALAIADTVQERLRRRQVLPTVEELRRRVSTGAALNASVTVEAYLRMWIANRRRIKENTRTSYGSHIRVHLIPHLGHYLLDTLQPEHLMAMFDSITEHSDYVRRVRANGTPEQKAAVRGQRATAPATMHRINSTLRKALNDAIRVYRLITVNVATLIELPSAAPAKPLEWTAERVRAWQQTRTLPGPVMTWTARHTGRFLDAAREDPLYELFVLLAYRGLRRGEACGLRWIDIDDTAQTATISQQIIQNGSTIIIDTPKSRAGARVIPLGPAAHTALRRRHHIQQRQRTTRNEWTDTGLVFTQPDGTALSPAKVSIRFHEITNAAELPPIRLHGLRHGVATRNREARVDTRQIQELLGHATYAFTEDCYGTTIPDLAIQAAELMAAQVPHYIQPTPTDSDPEESVALSVTTAPALSPVQRR